The window gaatcggtctcaaggaagtatgttcaAGTGGTACTTCTTGATTGAGAGAGCTTTGTATTTCGGGCCGGAATTAAGTTTAGCCTGTGTTGTTAGTGGAGGTTagcatgtgcatgtacatgtgcacttccagtgcattaaaaacaaataaaaaatcatctGTTGGCAGTTTTTGAAGGGTAATgctgtaagatgagtttgaaatgctaTTGACGTGTTTTGGGATAATAGTTTGTGgtatttttaaagtttaaaccAATGATTCTCAAGGTGTGGTATGTGAACGACTAGTGGTACACCGCCTCCTAGTACTACGCTAAGTTTTTGGACGACTGAGACAAGTCATTAACAGCTAATTCTGGCTTGGCTATGAATTGCCTTTGTTTTGATTCCACTGTGAAGAATGAAATAGACCGTCACTCTTCAAAACACACAGCAAGGGAATAATAGAATAAGATAATAAGCTTGTGTGAAACTACACAAGTCACATCAGTCATTGAAGTTCAATTTTTCTTAATGTGAATGCAATACACCTCCCATCCAGCTCCTCTCTGCTTGGCTGTGCCCGTGGGGTGCGTTAACCCCTTCGTATGCCATGCTCCCcattgtgtgtggttgtgtggaCAGAGGTCAGGGTGCTAAATGGCTAAATGCCAACGCAACTGAGCGGGCCCCGTGCGACTAGTGAGAAAGATGAACGTTGCTGTTGTGTGCTCTCTGAACGGGGCTGGGCTTGAGACCACGGAGAAGAGGAAGCCCCTCTTAAACGTCGAGATGTTGGGGGTCAGGTCTCAGCAGGACTGGGcccaaaaataatgatgataattaattactgtatataatgacCTCCTCCAATTATGATTGTGTGAGGCAGTCAGTTAGTTAATCAATCAATTAGTTAATTGGTTAGTCTGTCCATTTTTCAGTCTGTTAGTTTGTTAGTCAATTAAGACAGTCAATCGATTAGTCAGTCAGTTCTATCATTAGGTCTGTTAATTAGTAATTTATTCAGTCATTCTGGCAGACAGAGGGTCAGTTCATTAGTTATTTAGTCAGTCACTCATTCAGTTTGTCAGTTGGTCAATCTGTATACCAGTTAGTTAGTAAGTCAGTCAGTCTGTCAGCCAGTCATTCCCTTTAGTGGTTACTTAGTTAGGCAGTCAACCAATTTGTCAGTTGGCCAGTAGGTTAGTCAGTGAGTAAGGTCATCAGTCAGTCGTAAGTTAATTAGTCAGTTAGTCAGGTAAttatcggaatcagaatcagaatgctttttttgtcattgcattaaaatacaacaaaattggAGTGCTGCTTCATCCTTACATAAATAATATAAAGACAAAAGCATtaagacacactcacacaatcaGCTGATTTCTTGATAGTTTATTTAGATctactcatttatttatttatctatttattcaaTTATAATTTGATCCTATTTTATTGTATCTCCTATTGTCTTGTCTtattgtcttttagtgtttttatattttactccAGTGTCTCCTCATGGCAGCCTCCACGCTGGCAGGTGTGTTGGGTCTACCTGCAGGGATGTCACCCTGCAATTTCCTCAGACTTGAGGGACTGGGGGGCTCTGCACAATGTGGAGAGTCTACCCCGGTCATGGTGGGCTCTGTGGTGGCATCTTCTGTGGTTGTGGACTGTGGCAACTTGCAGCCTCAGTGCGGATGGCTCCCACAGGTAATTTGTCCTCGTCTAGGATCGTCAGTGCCATGTCTCCACGCTATTAGTCAAttagtgttttgtgtgtgtgtatacacgcaGGTGTTCATATGGGGGTGGTTGTGTTTGTATAGAATACAATTTGAATCGAATCAAATACACGTACAAATTATGCAATTATGTTAAAGGACTAACATtattgcacattttaaaaaaaatttaattagttAGCCAGTAAATGAGTCAATCAGATGGTGAATTAATTAGTTAGTCAGTCAGCCTGTTGGTAAGTTAGATGGTTAGTCAGATATTTACTTAGTCAGTGAGTTAGATAGTTGGATAGTTAAggtgatgattaaaaaaaaaaaaataataataataataaaactaccAAAAAACGACTTTCATGATACATTATCCTGTCGATCTGTCTCTGCACTCTTTTCCCATGGATCAGTAATTGCTTGGTTTTAAGCCTGCAACTCTTTGGTCCCTAAACCAGATCCTTATGGCCTACTGAGCTTCTACTAACCCCGCTACTTAATCAAAGCAACTGATAGCTGCTAAAAGTTAAATCCCACTCAAGATCTGACAACTGAGgattaaagacaaaatattcAGTATTGGCAATGGTTCAAGGTAACAAGGAAATTATATTTGTCCATCACAGATGTGGGCCTTGGAATGAGAGGAGCGCTGTTTCGAAAAATCAACACAATCGTCTCCTTTTTACACGCTTTGTTGCTATCAGTCCTCTCTGTTTCCCCAAATTccatttccttccttcctttctgtcACGGATCCCTCTGAGGGTGTGGGGTCTTTGCCAAGCCAAGTGTGTCCCCGGCTCAAACATTCACTAACAATGAGCAGACATTTTGGATGGAGCAGCTACTACAAAATTCTCTCAACCATAACATGATAATCAATCATTGCCCTGCCACACTGTATGAATCATAGTTAGCAAACATAGTCTTGCAGCGCTCATATGAAAAAAGTCAATACCAGCCATAGCACAAGCCTTAGAACTGCTCAGATGTAAAAGAGATAAGTTTGTGGCTTTGACCAAGAGCTCAAGTTGAGGGATGGGTGATTAAGGAGATTAGCAGTGCTCTTTGGGCTAGAACTTTCCTCTGGACGCTCACCAAGTACCAACAGAGATCTCTGTCCTGTGGAGTTTTTATACGAGGAAGGAAATAAACCAGGAGCTGCACTGCTCTCTGACTGTTGGATGTGCTTTCTAAACCTGTTATACACGGCGCACACACCGTATACACAAACACCTAATAAAAATGTGCAACTTAAATTACATTTGAggtggcacggtgtacgactggttagcacatccgcctcacagctctgaggaccggggttcaaatcgcaGCTTTCGCTATTCGGAGCAGGGATTTCCCCCCAATACGACAGTTTCACATTTGGAGCAGTACTCTGTATTGAATATAAAAGACATTGAACCGCACCCAAAACAGCGGCATCTGATGGGGCACTGTAACCTCAATGCGGGGTTGCCACGAGACATTACTTTCACAATTGGAGTAATGCTCTATATTAAATACACGGTACATGGAAAATAAGTAAAAGCACTGCTCCACCCTAACCTTAATGCAGAGTTGCCATCAGTTGGAAGTCATTGTGTGAATGATTTACAACTGGTGGTGACTCTGAgaatgaaacatccatccatcttctaccctGCTTGTCTTAattcgggtcacgggtgagctggagcctatcgcagctgacgaCAGGTGAAAGACAGATGGAccacaccccggactggtcgccagacaattaCATACCACAGGGTACTGCGTGAGAACTGAATCCACACCTGATTGCACAGAGGTCAgacgaatgtaccactacaccatcaatcAGGACACtacttgttgaagctttgtaggtggaattctttcccattcaacagtccggggtctccgttgtcgtattttacgcttcataatgcgccacacattttcaatgggagacaggtctggactgcaggcaggccagtctagtacccacactcttttaccacgaagccacgctgttgtaacgtgcagaatgtggtttggcattgtcttgctgaaataagcaggggtgtccatgaaaaagacgttgcttggatggcagcatatgtttctccaaaacttgcatgtacctttcagcattaatggtgccttcacagatgtgtaagttacccatgccgttggcactaacacagccccataccatcacagatgctggcttttgaactttgcatccataacagtccggatggttcttttcctctttggcccggaggacacgacgtccagaatttccaaaaacaatttgaaatgtggacttgtcggaccacagaacacttttcaactttgcataagtccatcttagatgagctcgggcctagagaagccggcggcgtttctgggtgttgttgataaatggcttttgctttgcatagtagagtttcaagttgcacttacggatgtagcgccgaactgtatttactgacattggttttctgaagtgttcctgagacaatgtggtgatatcctttacacattgatgtcggtttttgatgcagtgccgcctgagggatcgaaggtcacaggcattcaatgtcggttttccgccttgccgcttacatgcagtgatttctccagattctctgaaccttttgatgatattatggaccgtagatgatgaaatccctaaattccttgcaattgtacgttgaggaacattgtccttaaactgtacGACTATTTTCTAACGcacatgttcacaaagaggtgaacctcgtcccatctttgcttgtgaatgactgagtaattcagggaagctccttttatacccaatcatggcacccacctgttcccaattagcctgtccacctctgggatgttccaaacaggtgtttgatgagcattcctcaagtttctcagttttttttgccacttgtcccagcctatttggaacgtgttgcagccataaaattctaagttactgattatttgctaaaaacaatcaagttcatcagtttgaacattaaatatcttgtctttgtcgtgtattcaaatcaatataggttgaacatgatttgcaaatcgttgtattcgttttttatttatgtttaacacaacgtcccaacttcattggaattggtgttgtaaataataagtattaataataatagaaaaaaagtggttagcacgtctgccccacagttctgaggttcggggtttgaatctcagttcTGGCCTTTCTGTGTAGAGTTTAGATGAAAAATGGCTAAATGggcaaactaaacacaaaattcATTAGCTTTAATGGCCTGGACTCTGTCCCTGAACcttctttgctttgctttgtccCACCTTGAGAGCAAGCTAGCTGCTTGGCCGTTGGAAGAATGCCCTTGCGTATCGGGTGACCCATGGACCAAGGGCCTTTGCTCGTCGCCGAGCTCGCAGTAAGGGGAGTGCTACTAGCGGCTGCTTGTATCCCGTGTCACAAAAGCACCTTTCTGCGCTGAGAATGAGGCCACAGCACAGTGGTTCTGTATGGGTCTACCAGCCTCTACCCTCGTTGGATTTCAGACCTCCCCCTAGTTCTTCCAGTAGACACCCTCATTGGTGAGCTTGTTCTCTTATTGCTGAGATCAGATGGTCCGTGAGCACCTGGGGATGCATCCAAACCACCGGCTCAGAGGATAAATGACAATACCACTTATGCATAACTTGGTGAGTCTTGGTTATATGTGCTTATCTGTTAAACTTTGGTATGCTGGGTTGTTATAACTCGGGTTTGTCATTTTGGATGCTAGTAAGAAAGCATTGCTTTTTTGGGGTGCCTCACTGTGAGAGATTCGGAGACAGGTTCAGATTGCAGTTAAGAGACTCTCTTCAGTGCTCCATGCTATTCTGTTGGTGATCCGTATGGTCCTCCATTCTCAGATCCCGAAGAACCATGAGGCTCATCTCGCGTCAGTTGACTCTTCTGGCCGTCGTCATGGTGGCACTCAATGTGACATCCTGTATTGAGGCCAAGATGACACCCAAGCCCAAGTACCAGTACACCAAGAAGCCTGTCTCTCAGGTCACGGTACACAACCCCGGGATGCCCGGCACACCAAAGCCTAAGACGGGCAGCAACCCTGCGGAGCTTCTTCACCCGCTGCCCACCTACCCCAgtcatgtttttcctcaggaCCACACCGTGAGCACGGAGCACCCCAGTGTAGGTGCTGACAACTACACACTGGATTACAATGAGTGTTACTTCAACTTCTGCGAGTGCTGTCCACCTGAGAGAGGCCCCCAAGGGCCAAAGGGAGACGGTGGCCCAGCAGGTAGTGAGAAGCTAATTCTCTTCTATTGAGGTACTTTGTTTTTCAGTTTCCCCCTCCACACCCCCCCGAGTTTTAAACTATATAAACATATCTAGGGCCACCAGGGGAAAGAGGTTTTACCGGATCAGTTGGCTCACCTGGACCACAGGGTGCGAGTGGTCCTAGGGGAGTCAAAGGAGACAAAGGTGTGTAAGATTTCATTCCAATTTCTAAAAACTTTGCAAATCATATGTGCAGCTACATGCTATAGATCAACAGAATTGCTCGGATTCGATTTCCTTGTCATCTATCATCTTTTTTACTTGTTACTAGGCAGAATTCATTGGACTGAATCGTAATTGCCCCATCTAAATTTTGCAACTGAATCActattttgtattaaatataaaatactgaaatGGGGGTTCAACGACCATCTGCTGGAGCGTCCCCTGATGCAGTATCACCACCGACTTCTTTTAAAAATCCATTAGTGATGTTGGCGAATTTCTTGACTACATTTGTGTTTACTAGGGGGAAAGGGGGAAAGAGGAAACACTGGCCCAGGTGGATACCCTGGAGTTATGGGGAAACCAGGGCAAAAAGGTATGAAATTTAtacaaagttttatttttgttgtggcaGTGCTGAAAGAGCGTCAGCATATtagttaacacatctgcctcacagttctgagttgtggggttcaaatcccacctttggccttcctgtgagaagtttgcatggtctccctgtGCTTTGGTAGGATTTCTCTGGCTTCTTTCCACATTCGAAAACATGAAATGATGCTTACTGAAGACTCTACaatgtccataggtatgaatgtgagtgtgaatggttgtctaaatgtaccctgtgattggctggtgaccagtccagggtgtaccccggctttTGCCcttagtcagctgggatagactccagctcacccatggccccatgaagaaaaacactatagtaaatggatggatggatagttctcAATGAATGTCTTTTACTCTGCAGGTGATGGTGGCCTAAAAGGACAGAAAGGTGCGACAGGTGTGCAAGGCGTCAAAGGCGAAGGAGGGCAGAAAGGCGAACATGGACAGAATGGAACCGCTGGTGAGAAAGGAGAACCAGGAAAAGAGGGGCCGACTGGACCCCCCGGAGTAACTCTTGGTCCTAAAGGAGATAAGGGTGATAAGGGAGAGTGTGGGACATTTGGGGAGAGAGGGTCAAAAGGTGATCGCGGAGACACTGGCTCTCCGGGAATTCCGGGAGTGATGGGAATCCCCGGAATCAACGGCAAGCACGGGGCTCCGGGTCCCATCGGTGTCCGTGGGGATCCTGGACCACCTGGAGCGCAGGGAGAATCCGGGGTGAGAGGGGCACAGGGACCACAAGGTGTTCGAGGGGTTCAGGGGCCAAAAGGGGATAGAGGTTACCACGGAATGAGAGGGGAGCGGGGAATGCGTGGCTTCAAAGGAGCGAAGGGTTCAGGCGTCCCCCAGAAACGGTCTGCCTTCAGTGTGGGCATCTCACCGAGGAAGTCCTTCCCTCCGTCCGGATTCCCAATCCGCTTTGACAAAGTGTTCTACAACGAAGACAACCACTTCAACGTCACCAGCAACAGCTTTTCGTGCGTCTACGCCGGCGTGTACGTGTTCTCTTTCCACATCACTGTACGAAATCAACCCCTACGTGCAACGCTGGTGGTGAATGGCTCGCGGCGGGTGAGGACACGGGACTCGCTGTACGGCCAAGACATCGACCAGGCGTCCACTCTGGTGGTGCTTCGTTTGGCGGCGGGTGATCAGGTGTGGATGGAGACCCTCAGAGACTGGAACGGCGTGTACGCCAGCAGTGAGGATGACAGCATCTTCTCCGGATTTCTACTTTACTCACCCTGATGTTGAATATATACCCTCTGATCAATTGGGGTGGCGGTGGACCGTATACTCATGAACTGGACTTTGTGGTACAAGTAGTTGTACAATTAtggactgtatttttgtttgactatttccatcattttcatcatctatgTAAAAATCCCATTTTGTCTTAAtgcttttcaataaacatctttttttttttacgtactACAATTCATGCTGGTCATTCATGACACTGCAAGATCACAACACACCGTGTTGGGTACTTTGTAGATGGTACATCTATCAACATACAAACCTTTGATTGACTGGTTGtgcagtgttccctcgctaaatcacagttcacctattgcggattcagtaaaatgcagatttgttttcatattcatattgcgCATAATTCATCATATGGCGAGACTTTGAgtgtttgttgaaatttttgtgaaagaaaagcttcctagcctaaaataaaacttaaaaaaataaataaaattcaaacacattttacaagaaataaaatgtatatagtgTGCAGTACTACTGTGCCTTAATGTATGtttgagtttaaaaggtgtttaagagttaTGAAAGTGTTTATAAACGTagggtagaggttaataggagtgtggagAAGATTAATTAGAGTCTGAGaagttcatacagctttaaaatgtgGTCTTGCCctggatttcacctattgctggggtggtccggaacctaacccccatgataaacgagggattattgtattgtaattcACATCTATCTATTCGTTCAAGGTTAATGGATTAAATGTGGTTGAGCAACTATCAGAGTAGCGATCACTATTTGCAACACAACTACTTTAGTCCAATGTGATTTGGATATGTTTTATTACTTTGTTCAGTTCATCATAATTAGAATTAACAGGATAAATATGAGATGAGGAACTGTCTTACAACAGGTCTTACATCTCTTGAACAAAGAATTGGAGGTATCATCTTCAGCCAAAATCTGGCATATCTTTTACTGTCATGTCTTCGTCACTCTTCAAATGGTTCAGCCTCACTCCACTTGCAGAGGCGCAGCTGGGGAACCTTGACCTTGCAGCTGTACAGGCCCGGTCTCCGTTTGACCAGGTCAAAGTTCTCAGACGTGGCTAGCCCCAACCGCCTGTTATCCTTGTAGAAGTAGTAGTTTACGGGAGGCGCTGGAGCGCGGGCGTTGTACTGGAGATGGCAAGTGAGCTTCATCAGATCCATGGGAAGCAGGTCGTTGTCTGCGATGACCTCAAGCACGGGCTGTGTCAGAACCTCTGAGGGAAAAcaatcattatatatatatatatatatatatatatatatcctcaAGTTCCAACAAACTACTTAAACATCCTACTCAACATACAGTCATTGTATAACTGTACAGTATAAGGatatccatatactgtatatcttaaaTTAACAATACCGTGctgccttgaaatacgagtttaatttgttccgtgaccacgcccGTAACTTAAAACACTTGTATGTCaattcatctttccccattgaaatgaaaggaaatgccatttatcTGTTCCGGCCTGCTCCCCTAAAGATTTTGTAATGTCttttattgaataaaaataGGGGGGGGCAGTATTAAACAGACTTAAGGATAGACAGTACATGGTGTGGTCACAACTTGGTAAACTAcagtaaaggcctctttatactcctgcactcgcattgcatcacatgaccgacgcattgggcccCTATGCgacacttgacgcgcacacagcACAAATTGTCGCTGCGCGCAGAATGCCgaatgattggtccgttttagtcacatgctgtgatgacgtactcagctttcccctCGGTTCCGCATACCACCGCCGCCGCCTTGAACGATTTTGCGATTTTTTCCTGCGCCATCACACTGCGGGACGcctgtggaaattcagctactgtgggacgaagacgaagaagagCTGGAAAGCGGGtccttcggcagaaagagaagaggaaagcacagagcctagaactgaatatgGGGACtatgaatgttgggactatgacaggaaaatctcgggagttggttgacatgatgattaggagaa of the Phyllopteryx taeniolatus isolate TA_2022b chromosome 8, UOR_Ptae_1.2, whole genome shotgun sequence genome contains:
- the otol1b gene encoding otolin 1b isoform X1: MDGWIFTTAARSRRTMRLISRQLTLLAVVMVALNVTSCIEAKMTPKPKYQYTKKPVSQVTVHNPGMPGTPKPKTGSNPAELLHPLPTYPSHVFPQDHTVSTEHPSVGADNYTLDYNECYFNFCECCPPERGPQGPKGDGGPAGPPGERGFTGSVGSPGPQGASGPRGVKGDKGGKGERGNTGPGGYPGVMGKPGQKGDGGLKGQKGATGVQGVKGEGGQKGEHGQNGTAGEKGEPGKEGPTGPPGVTLGPKGDKGDKGECGTFGERGSKGDRGDTGSPGIPGVMGIPGINGKHGAPGPIGVRGDPGPPGAQGESGVRGAQGPQGVRGVQGPKGDRGYHGMRGERGMRGFKGAKGSGVPQKRSAFSVGISPRKSFPPSGFPIRFDKVFYNEDNHFNVTSNSFSCVYAGVYVFSFHITVRNQPLRATLVVNGSRRVRTRDSLYGQDIDQASTLVVLRLAAGDQVWMETLRDWNGVYASSEDDSIFSGFLLYSP
- the otol1b gene encoding otolin 1b isoform X2 codes for the protein MRLISRQLTLLAVVMVALNVTSCIEAKMTPKPKYQYTKKPVSQVTVHNPGMPGTPKPKTGSNPAELLHPLPTYPSHVFPQDHTVSTEHPSVGADNYTLDYNECYFNFCECCPPERGPQGPKGDGGPAGPPGERGFTGSVGSPGPQGASGPRGVKGDKGGKGERGNTGPGGYPGVMGKPGQKGDGGLKGQKGATGVQGVKGEGGQKGEHGQNGTAGEKGEPGKEGPTGPPGVTLGPKGDKGDKGECGTFGERGSKGDRGDTGSPGIPGVMGIPGINGKHGAPGPIGVRGDPGPPGAQGESGVRGAQGPQGVRGVQGPKGDRGYHGMRGERGMRGFKGAKGSGVPQKRSAFSVGISPRKSFPPSGFPIRFDKVFYNEDNHFNVTSNSFSCVYAGVYVFSFHITVRNQPLRATLVVNGSRRVRTRDSLYGQDIDQASTLVVLRLAAGDQVWMETLRDWNGVYASSEDDSIFSGFLLYSP